One genomic window of Bacillus mycoides includes the following:
- a CDS encoding YigZ family protein: protein MLLQYLTIKGYGEHEIVIQKSRFICYVSRATTEDEAQTFIHKIKKQHWNATHNCSAYLIGEQDQIQKANDDGEPSGTAGVPMLEVLKKRGLKDTVVVVTRYFGGIKLGAGGLIRAYGKCTSEGLNHVGVVERKLMRVMQTEIDYTLLGKVENELRNSEYAIKDIHYLENVTFDTYVEEDKKQPFTNWMIELTNGKCTIKEGDMLYLEQDVN, encoded by the coding sequence TTGTTATTACAATATTTAACAATTAAAGGCTACGGCGAGCACGAAATTGTCATTCAAAAATCAAGATTCATTTGCTATGTGAGTCGCGCCACAACGGAAGATGAAGCTCAAACATTTATACACAAAATAAAAAAACAGCATTGGAATGCAACACATAATTGTTCCGCATATTTAATCGGTGAACAAGATCAAATTCAAAAAGCGAACGATGACGGTGAACCAAGCGGCACAGCTGGTGTACCTATGTTAGAAGTATTAAAAAAACGAGGTCTAAAAGATACTGTCGTTGTCGTTACGCGCTATTTTGGCGGCATTAAACTTGGTGCTGGCGGATTAATTCGTGCATATGGAAAATGTACAAGTGAAGGTCTTAACCATGTAGGCGTTGTTGAACGAAAGCTAATGCGCGTTATGCAAACAGAAATTGATTACACTTTACTTGGCAAAGTTGAAAATGAATTACGCAATTCAGAATATGCCATTAAAGATATACATTACCTAGAAAATGTCACATTTGATACGTATGTAGAAGAGGACAAAAAACAACCATTCACAAATTGGATGATTGAATTAACAAACGGGAAATGTACAATTAAAGAAGGGGATATGTTGTACTTAGAACAAGATGTTAACTAA
- a CDS encoding LCP family protein — protein MEEHYYHLQNSRIKKKRRRKFFFFLIFAFLFGSVGLYVLNSYTSLMGMYSGFNREKSDLRAEDVEITKEPFTILIMGIEDYATDGQNGRTDSLMFATVNPKTQKVSLMSIPRDTRVPIVGKNKEDKINAAHAYGGEKMAIKTVEGFLKVPVDHYIKIDFQGFKGIVDAVGGVTVDVPFDFWERSDVDYYKKIQFKQGQQNLNGEEALAYVRMRKQDPNGDYGRAARQRQLLAAVAQKLNSASTVFKIKDLTNVVGKYIKTDIPISDGLALYNKLSGFDPSTIQTLKIEGEDKKIGGIYYFLPDPISVETVRKEIEKEIGEKEQAPTETTKNENTNSDANSNSSAKAKKEPSENKTPPPPPPSTNAHAEWIMRNHE, from the coding sequence ATGGAAGAACATTATTATCATCTCCAAAATAGCAGAATAAAAAAGAAACGTAGAAGAAAGTTTTTCTTCTTTCTTATTTTCGCATTTTTATTTGGTAGTGTAGGACTTTATGTGTTAAATTCCTACACTTCTCTCATGGGGATGTACAGTGGATTTAACCGTGAAAAATCGGATTTAAGAGCCGAAGATGTAGAAATTACAAAGGAACCTTTTACAATCCTCATTATGGGGATAGAGGATTATGCAACAGACGGTCAAAATGGTCGTACAGATTCACTAATGTTTGCGACAGTCAATCCGAAAACTCAAAAGGTTTCGCTTATGAGTATTCCTCGTGATACTCGCGTTCCAATCGTTGGAAAGAACAAAGAAGACAAAATTAACGCTGCGCATGCTTACGGTGGAGAAAAAATGGCAATCAAAACTGTCGAAGGTTTTCTAAAAGTTCCTGTAGACCATTATATTAAAATCGATTTCCAAGGCTTTAAAGGTATCGTTGATGCTGTTGGCGGTGTTACCGTTGATGTCCCTTTCGATTTTTGGGAACGTTCTGACGTGGATTACTACAAAAAAATCCAATTTAAGCAGGGACAGCAAAACTTAAACGGTGAAGAAGCACTCGCTTACGTCCGTATGCGAAAGCAGGATCCGAACGGCGATTATGGTCGGGCCGCTAGACAAAGACAATTACTAGCCGCTGTTGCTCAAAAATTAAATTCCGCCTCTACTGTATTTAAAATTAAGGATTTAACGAATGTCGTTGGAAAATATATAAAAACCGACATTCCTATTTCAGACGGACTTGCTCTTTACAATAAACTATCTGGATTTGATCCTTCTACCATACAAACGTTAAAGATTGAAGGAGAAGACAAAAAAATAGGTGGTATTTATTACTTCCTTCCGGATCCAATCAGTGTAGAGACGGTACGTAAGGAAATTGAAAAAGAAATAGGGGAAAAAGAACAAGCCCCAACAGAGACTACGAAAAATGAGAATACAAATTCCGATGCAAATTCTAACTCCAGTGCAAAAGCAAAGAAGGAACCGAGTGAGAACAAAACACCACCTCCTCCTCCCCCTTCTACAAATGCTCATGCAGAGTGGATTATGAGGAATCATGAATGA
- the wecB gene encoding non-hydrolyzing UDP-N-acetylglucosamine 2-epimerase translates to MTERLKVMTIFGTRPEAIKMAPLVLELQKHPEKIESIVTVTAQHRQMLDQVLNIFGITPDFDLNIMKDRQTLIDITTRGLEGLDKVMKEAKPDIVLVHGDTTTTFIASLAAFYNQIPVGHVEAGLRTWDKYSPYPEEMNRQLTGVMADLHFSPTTKSATNLQKENKDESRIFVTGNTAIDALKTTVKETYSHPVLEKLGNDRLVLMTAHRRENLGEPMRNMFRAIKRLVDKHEDVQVVYPVHMNPVVREIANDILGEHSRIHLIEPLDVIDFHNVAARSYLMLTDSGGVQEEAPSLGVPVLVLRDTTERPEGIEAGTLKLAGTDEETIFGLADELLSDKEAHDKMTKASNPYGDGRASERIVEAILQHFNK, encoded by the coding sequence ATGACTGAACGCTTAAAAGTAATGACAATTTTCGGGACACGACCAGAAGCAATTAAAATGGCACCTCTTGTATTAGAGTTGCAAAAGCACCCAGAAAAGATTGAATCAATTGTGACTGTAACAGCACAACACCGTCAAATGTTAGATCAAGTATTAAATATCTTTGGAATTACGCCAGATTTCGATTTGAATATCATGAAAGATCGTCAAACGTTAATTGATATTACAACACGTGGTTTAGAAGGCTTAGATAAAGTAATGAAAGAAGCGAAGCCTGATATCGTACTTGTGCATGGTGATACAACGACGACATTTATTGCAAGCTTAGCTGCTTTCTATAATCAAATTCCAGTAGGACATGTTGAAGCAGGACTTCGTACGTGGGATAAGTATTCTCCATATCCAGAAGAGATGAATCGCCAACTAACAGGTGTAATGGCGGATCTTCATTTCTCACCTACAACAAAATCAGCAACGAACTTACAAAAAGAAAATAAAGATGAGTCACGTATTTTCGTAACAGGAAATACAGCGATCGATGCATTGAAAACGACTGTAAAAGAAACATATAGTCATCCTGTACTAGAGAAGCTTGGAAATGACCGTCTTGTACTTATGACAGCACACCGTCGTGAAAATTTAGGAGAACCAATGCGCAATATGTTCCGTGCAATTAAGCGTCTTGTTGATAAACACGAAGATGTACAAGTTGTATATCCTGTTCATATGAATCCTGTTGTTCGCGAAATAGCGAATGATATTTTAGGCGAGCATAGCCGCATTCATTTAATTGAGCCGCTAGATGTAATCGATTTCCATAACGTTGCAGCTCGTTCATACTTAATGTTAACTGATTCTGGTGGTGTACAAGAGGAAGCACCATCACTAGGTGTGCCAGTTCTTGTCCTTCGTGATACGACGGAACGCCCAGAAGGTATCGAAGCAGGTACGCTGAAATTAGCAGGAACAGATGAAGAGACAATCTTTGGTCTTGCTGATGAGTTGTTATCTGATAAAGAAGCTCATGATAAGATGACGAAAGCATCTAACCCTTACGGCGATGGTCGTGCATCAGAGCGTATTGTAGAAGCGATTTTACAACACTTCAACAAGTAG
- a CDS encoding UDP-glucose dehydrogenase family protein, whose amino-acid sequence MYSYIFLCIFLCEGKMKITIIGTGYVGLITGVGLARLGHSVTCFDINSGKIERIKQGELPIYECGLNELINEAYENNHLTFTASKSTAFNDVEFIFIAVGTPSSLDGTADLTYIRSACDDIGTYVNNDIIVVTKSTVPVGTNDVMRKWIEEKLQGRHELYIVSNPEFLREGSGIYDFFHGDRIVIGSCSEEAARKVENLYSKLSLETYITDIRSAEMIKYASNAFLATKISFINEISNICEQVGADIVDVATGMGMDKRIGASFLNAGIGYGGSCFPKDTKALVQIAGNVSHDFRLLKAVIEVNNKQQLLLVEKAKKIIDMKKKQIAVLGAAFKPNTDDIREAPSLIIIEELINVGADVVLYDPQAIQNVRSLFGNTIRYAECIDESIREAHAVFIVTEWESIRNYPLEKYAQLMKEPILFDGRNCYTNEDAEKHGLDYYSVGRKGVCNSNVSQAR is encoded by the coding sequence ATGTATTCGTATATTTTCTTATGTATATTCCTGTGCGAAGGGAAAATGAAAATTACGATAATAGGTACCGGATATGTTGGATTGATTACGGGAGTAGGATTGGCGAGATTAGGACATTCAGTCACATGTTTTGATATAAATAGTGGGAAAATTGAACGGATTAAACAAGGCGAGTTACCTATTTATGAATGTGGATTAAATGAATTAATAAATGAAGCATACGAAAATAATCATTTAACTTTTACAGCAAGTAAATCAACGGCATTTAATGATGTAGAGTTTATATTCATTGCAGTTGGAACGCCATCTTCATTAGATGGAACAGCAGATTTAACGTATATTCGTAGTGCTTGTGATGATATTGGAACATATGTGAATAACGATATTATTGTTGTTACGAAAAGTACGGTTCCTGTAGGGACAAATGATGTAATGAGAAAATGGATTGAGGAGAAACTACAAGGTAGACATGAATTATATATTGTATCGAATCCAGAATTTTTAAGGGAAGGTTCTGGTATTTATGATTTTTTTCATGGTGATCGTATCGTAATTGGATCATGTAGTGAAGAAGCGGCAAGGAAAGTAGAGAATTTGTACAGCAAATTAAGCTTAGAAACGTATATTACAGATATTCGAAGTGCTGAGATGATTAAATATGCATCTAATGCTTTTTTAGCTACGAAGATTAGTTTTATTAATGAAATTTCTAATATATGTGAGCAAGTGGGTGCAGATATAGTAGATGTAGCTACAGGGATGGGGATGGATAAGAGAATTGGTGCATCTTTTTTAAACGCAGGCATCGGATATGGAGGATCTTGTTTTCCAAAAGATACGAAAGCGCTTGTGCAAATTGCAGGGAATGTTTCTCATGATTTTCGCTTGTTGAAAGCAGTCATTGAAGTGAATAATAAACAACAGTTGTTGTTAGTTGAAAAAGCGAAGAAAATTATAGATATGAAGAAGAAGCAAATTGCGGTTCTTGGTGCAGCATTCAAACCGAATACTGACGATATTAGGGAAGCGCCATCCCTTATTATAATAGAAGAATTAATTAATGTAGGTGCGGATGTGGTTTTATATGACCCGCAAGCTATTCAAAATGTAAGAAGTTTATTTGGAAATACGATACGATACGCTGAGTGTATAGATGAATCGATTAGAGAGGCGCATGCAGTTTTTATCGTAACAGAATGGGAATCAATTCGAAATTATCCGCTAGAAAAGTATGCACAGCTTATGAAGGAACCTATTCTATTTGATGGGAGAAATTGTTATACTAATGAGGATGCCGAGAAGCATGGATTAGATTATTACTCAGTTGGGCGAAAAGGCGTCTGTAATAGTAATGTTTCTCAGGCGCGTTAA
- a CDS encoding glycosyltransferase family 4 protein, with amino-acid sequence MDSQVIYAILASFITVLVVTPLVIKLAFKIGATDKPNARKVHQKIMPRLGGLAIFIGVAVGFVVGGLYEQRMLSITLGAIIIVIIGILDDMYELSAKVKFGGQLLVAIMIVKSGLLVQVLYIPILGDTELGWLAYPITVFWIVGITNAINLIDGLDGLSAGISSIVLATLAYMAFTSPWGTGAAIILPLALITLASTIGFLFYNFHPAKIFMGDTGALFLGYCISVISLLGLYKSVTLFSFIVPIIILGVPIFDTTFAIIRRIVNKKPISAPDKSHLHHRLLAMGFSHRKTVLIIYALGIFFSVNAIIFSSATLWLSIILLFILIFFTEIIAEVIGLVHERYKPIISFYKKVKKSED; translated from the coding sequence ATGGACTCACAAGTGATTTATGCCATTTTGGCATCTTTCATCACTGTACTCGTCGTTACTCCTTTAGTTATTAAATTAGCTTTCAAAATAGGAGCAACAGACAAGCCAAATGCGCGTAAAGTACACCAAAAAATTATGCCTCGTCTTGGCGGGTTAGCAATTTTCATCGGTGTAGCCGTAGGATTTGTTGTCGGTGGATTGTACGAACAAAGAATGTTATCGATAACTTTAGGTGCTATCATCATTGTTATCATCGGGATTTTAGATGATATGTACGAACTATCTGCGAAGGTAAAATTCGGTGGACAACTATTAGTTGCCATCATGATTGTCAAAAGTGGATTACTAGTGCAAGTATTATATATTCCAATCCTTGGAGATACTGAACTCGGATGGCTTGCTTATCCAATTACTGTATTTTGGATTGTAGGTATTACAAATGCCATCAACTTAATTGATGGATTAGATGGATTATCCGCAGGGATTTCATCTATCGTACTTGCAACGCTAGCATATATGGCCTTCACTAGCCCATGGGGTACTGGAGCAGCTATTATATTACCTCTAGCACTGATTACATTAGCAAGTACAATTGGATTTTTATTCTACAACTTCCATCCAGCAAAAATTTTCATGGGAGATACAGGCGCACTATTTTTAGGATACTGTATTTCTGTTATATCGTTACTTGGATTATACAAAAGCGTAACGTTATTCAGTTTTATCGTTCCAATCATTATTTTAGGTGTACCTATATTTGATACGACATTTGCAATTATCCGCCGTATCGTAAATAAAAAACCTATTTCAGCACCTGATAAATCGCATTTACATCACCGTTTGCTTGCAATGGGATTCTCTCATCGTAAAACGGTACTAATTATTTACGCATTGGGTATTTTCTTTAGTGTAAATGCAATCATTTTCAGTAGTGCAACATTATGGTTATCCATTATTCTTCTTTTCATTTTAATCTTCTTTACAGAAATCATTGCTGAAGTAATCGGTCTTGTACACGAACGTTACAAACCAATTATTTCCTTCTATAAAAAAGTGAAAAAAAGCGAAGACTAA
- a CDS encoding polysaccharide deacetylase family protein, whose translation MIKRLLQCIILFLTITMYASSNIKATTDIQAEDQQSTQTTSSTTKIAYLTFDDGPNKYTPQILNILKEKNGKATFFVIGGKVPHYKKTMERLIKDGHYIGLHSMSHDVKRLYTGDPSVLIAEMEQTQNIVQQVTHLNTHLVRVPYGSMPYLKKNYRDALVSAQYKMWDWTIDTYDWKSYDNPSAILERVRNQSDEQVEVILMHDSSVTVQILPKVIDYLHSQGYKLLPYNPSSHLEVNFWKDTRL comes from the coding sequence ATGATCAAGCGATTACTTCAATGTATAATTTTATTTTTAACTATTACTATGTACGCATCATCTAATATAAAAGCAACTACAGACATTCAAGCAGAAGATCAGCAAAGCACTCAAACTACCTCTTCTACAACAAAAATTGCGTACTTAACATTTGATGACGGACCAAATAAATACACACCACAAATTTTAAATATTTTAAAAGAGAAGAACGGAAAAGCAACTTTCTTTGTTATTGGCGGAAAGGTGCCACATTATAAAAAAACGATGGAGCGATTGATTAAAGATGGACATTATATCGGTCTCCATAGTATGTCGCATGATGTAAAACGTCTTTATACTGGCGATCCATCTGTTCTAATTGCAGAAATGGAGCAAACCCAAAACATCGTCCAGCAAGTTACACATTTAAATACACATCTCGTTCGTGTCCCATACGGTAGCATGCCTTACTTAAAAAAGAATTACCGCGACGCACTCGTATCCGCCCAGTATAAAATGTGGGATTGGACAATTGATACATATGACTGGAAAAGCTATGATAATCCTTCCGCAATACTAGAAAGAGTACGAAATCAAAGCGATGAACAAGTAGAGGTTATTTTAATGCATGATTCTAGTGTCACAGTGCAAATACTCCCAAAAGTAATTGATTATTTGCACTCACAAGGATATAAACTACTTCCCTACAATCCATCTTCCCATCTCGAAGTGAATTTTTGGAAAGACACAAGATTGTAA
- a CDS encoding PRD domain-containing protein: protein MKRIDLIFNAIQKGNYTEGVTASELATLLQLDRANVSSDLNKLVKDNRLLKTSTRPVRFYIETNTSLETHSTKGTSLDTFAIENTSLKIAIEKAKASILYPPNGMHTLLLGETGVGKSMFASLMHEYAIEVEQLPKDAPFIVFNCADYANNPQLLLGQLFGIKKGAYTGASDQKGLIEKAHEGILFLDEVHRLPPEGQEMLFTFIDRGVYRRLGETENERKARVLIITATTEEPNSFLLKTFTRRIPMTVTLPPLRERTHKERFALLQLFFTNEAIRLRKEIHVSPNTMRAFVFYNCPNNIGQLKTDVQIACAKAYSDFVTKKRDSVCVSSTDLPWYMKEGLFIERKSRHLYQIPNETFVFTGDEGWSKHTIKPEGSRSSIYDYIDYKYEELQARGIEEEELELLIENDIQSFFVQYFNQISKKTSHENVFKIVDRNIVSVCEKIAELAEKYLSKTFDEKVFLALSLHVQTTLQRLHGGKQIHHPQLNQIRTKYKEAFSVAMQCIQLLEEELQITMPIDEAGFLTMFFVVDPIPASQTEVKVLILAHGNGIATEMANVANELLGIDEVTGIDMPLHESPKDFLERVKVYMKTLQNVNGLLLLVDMGSLAYIGDILETEFKIPVRVLSMTSTPHALEAARKAQLGYSLDALYETVKNLTPFYLNVQEEKKKPLSPMKSVILTACLTGEGSALAIQKMLENYLRFDKDLIEIIPISIVHEKDLTKMIENIKKERNIICIVTNFDVQVPCLTYHFQDIVNYTAIQPIQELITYEETYAKMADILEQQMQRNDGALLIKTIRYALNTIQELISLQLTPDSLMGVILHMSCMVDRLQKGESLLPHPDKEKRRQDEYWMYMKVKKALQPIENTFEIQIPDDEVFYVMDFFIKNQPVKS from the coding sequence ATGAAACGAATAGATCTCATTTTTAACGCAATACAAAAAGGGAATTATACAGAAGGTGTAACAGCATCAGAACTCGCTACACTTCTACAGTTAGATCGTGCAAATGTTAGTAGCGATTTAAACAAGCTTGTGAAAGATAATCGTTTATTAAAAACGAGTACACGCCCTGTCCGTTTTTATATAGAGACGAACACTTCATTGGAAACGCATTCAACAAAGGGCACTTCATTAGATACATTTGCTATTGAAAATACAAGCCTAAAAATTGCAATTGAAAAAGCAAAAGCTTCTATTCTCTATCCTCCAAACGGTATGCATACTTTACTACTTGGAGAAACAGGTGTCGGAAAATCGATGTTCGCTTCTTTAATGCACGAATACGCAATTGAAGTGGAACAACTTCCAAAAGATGCACCTTTTATCGTCTTTAACTGTGCTGATTATGCAAACAATCCACAACTACTACTTGGACAGTTATTCGGGATAAAAAAAGGAGCTTACACAGGTGCCAGTGATCAAAAAGGATTAATTGAAAAAGCACATGAAGGAATCCTTTTCTTAGATGAAGTACATCGCCTTCCTCCAGAGGGACAAGAAATGCTTTTCACCTTTATTGACCGCGGGGTATACCGCCGCCTTGGAGAAACAGAAAATGAACGTAAGGCACGAGTGTTGATTATTACTGCAACAACCGAAGAACCAAATTCATTTTTATTAAAAACATTTACAAGACGTATTCCGATGACCGTTACGCTTCCACCACTTCGTGAGCGAACACATAAAGAACGGTTTGCCTTACTACAGCTATTTTTCACAAATGAAGCAATTCGTCTAAGGAAAGAGATTCATGTTAGTCCAAATACAATGCGCGCTTTCGTCTTTTACAATTGTCCAAATAACATCGGCCAATTGAAAACGGACGTACAAATCGCCTGTGCGAAAGCTTATTCTGATTTCGTAACAAAAAAACGTGATTCTGTCTGTGTTTCAAGTACAGATTTACCTTGGTATATGAAAGAAGGATTATTTATTGAAAGAAAGAGCCGTCATCTATATCAAATACCAAATGAAACATTTGTATTTACAGGTGATGAAGGTTGGAGTAAACATACAATAAAACCCGAAGGAAGTCGCTCTTCTATTTACGATTATATTGATTATAAATATGAAGAACTTCAAGCACGCGGCATTGAAGAGGAAGAATTAGAATTATTAATAGAAAATGATATTCAAAGCTTTTTCGTCCAATACTTTAACCAAATATCTAAAAAAACAAGTCATGAAAATGTTTTTAAAATTGTGGATCGTAATATCGTTTCCGTATGTGAAAAAATTGCGGAACTAGCTGAAAAATATTTATCTAAAACTTTCGATGAAAAAGTGTTTCTCGCTTTAAGTTTACATGTACAGACAACTCTACAACGTTTGCACGGCGGGAAGCAAATTCACCACCCACAATTAAATCAAATTCGTACGAAATATAAAGAAGCTTTTTCCGTAGCTATGCAATGTATTCAGCTATTAGAAGAAGAATTACAAATAACAATGCCTATTGATGAAGCTGGCTTTTTAACAATGTTCTTCGTTGTTGATCCAATTCCTGCCTCACAAACAGAAGTAAAAGTATTAATATTAGCACACGGTAATGGCATCGCAACAGAAATGGCAAACGTGGCAAACGAACTTCTCGGTATCGATGAAGTAACTGGTATCGATATGCCCTTGCATGAATCACCAAAAGACTTCTTAGAGCGTGTTAAAGTGTATATGAAAACACTTCAAAATGTAAACGGGCTTCTCTTACTTGTTGATATGGGATCTCTCGCTTATATTGGTGATATATTAGAAACTGAATTCAAAATCCCTGTCCGTGTTCTTTCAATGACGAGTACACCACACGCACTAGAAGCAGCTCGAAAAGCTCAGCTTGGCTATTCACTAGATGCACTATACGAAACAGTGAAGAACTTAACGCCGTTCTATTTAAACGTACAGGAAGAAAAGAAAAAGCCACTATCGCCAATGAAATCCGTGATTTTAACAGCTTGTTTAACTGGCGAAGGAAGTGCTTTAGCAATTCAAAAAATGTTAGAGAACTATTTACGCTTTGATAAAGACTTAATTGAAATTATTCCGATTAGCATCGTTCATGAAAAAGATTTAACGAAAATGATCGAGAACATAAAAAAAGAGCGTAATATCATTTGTATCGTCACGAATTTCGATGTGCAAGTACCTTGCTTAACATATCATTTCCAAGACATTGTGAACTACACAGCTATTCAACCAATTCAAGAATTGATTACGTATGAAGAAACATATGCGAAAATGGCTGATATTCTTGAACAACAAATGCAGCGTAACGATGGGGCATTACTTATTAAAACAATTCGTTATGCATTAAATACAATTCAGGAATTGATTTCTTTACAGCTAACTCCCGACAGTTTAATGGGTGTGATTTTGCATATGAGCTGCATGGTTGACCGTCTTCAAAAAGGCGAAAGTCTCCTCCCTCATCCTGATAAAGAGAAACGAAGACAAGATGAGTACTGGATGTATATGAAAGTGAAAAAAGCACTGCAACCTATCGAAAATACATTTGAAATACAAATACCAGATGACGAAGTATTTTATGTAATGGACTTCTTCATCAAAAATCAACCTGTAAAAAGTTAA
- the exsM gene encoding exosporium regulatory protein ExsM, with translation MTTHFFARLTGKREVPPVNTEAYGVTELIFSEDLKKLQYRVILKNIKKITSCQIHLGKANQIGPVVLSLFGPLEQGISVNEGVVTGVAKVEDFEGPLQGRAFDSLFQEIMQANVYVNVYTKSNKKGEIRGRIREVKK, from the coding sequence ATGACAACACATTTCTTTGCTAGGTTAACAGGAAAGAGGGAAGTACCTCCTGTAAATACAGAAGCTTACGGTGTAACAGAGCTCATTTTTAGTGAAGATTTAAAGAAGTTGCAATATCGGGTCATATTAAAAAACATAAAAAAAATCACGTCATGCCAAATTCATTTAGGGAAAGCGAATCAAATTGGTCCAGTTGTTTTAAGTTTGTTTGGTCCATTAGAGCAAGGAATTAGTGTGAATGAAGGAGTCGTTACTGGTGTAGCTAAAGTGGAAGATTTTGAAGGGCCTTTACAGGGGAGAGCATTTGACAGCTTGTTTCAAGAGATAATGCAAGCAAATGTATATGTAAATGTTTATACGAAATCTAATAAAAAGGGAGAAATAAGGGGGAGAATAAGGGAAGTAAAGAAGTAA
- a CDS encoding chromate transporter: MEIFLVSFKLGLTSFGGPVAHLGYFHHEYVQKRKWMDERSYGDLVALCQFLPGPASSQVGMGVGLLRGGLLGAIISWIGFTLPSVLVLVFFASFLNQFELGSTGWIHGLKLVAVAIVAHAIWGMAQKLTPDRNRATIAIATAAIALLWPSSWTQVILIIVSGFIGWFLYRDQPVSQANKINVPISKMVAMSCLILFFGLLILLPMLRPYSYFISLFDSFYRSGALVFGGGHVVLPLLESEFVQNGMMTKEQFLAGYGLTQAVPGPLFTFASYIGAVLNGTAGAVIATIAIFLPAFLLVVGVLPFWDSVRRVSYIQGALLGVNAAVVGILLAAFYDPIWTSTIMNSVDFVFASLLFCLLAFWKTPPWVIVILGAFGGYVLSIL, encoded by the coding sequence ATGGAGATTTTTCTCGTATCATTTAAATTAGGGCTTACTTCGTTTGGAGGCCCTGTCGCCCATCTTGGTTATTTTCACCATGAATACGTGCAAAAAAGAAAATGGATGGATGAACGAAGTTACGGAGACTTAGTAGCACTATGTCAATTCCTTCCTGGACCAGCCAGCAGCCAAGTCGGGATGGGAGTTGGATTATTACGAGGTGGACTATTAGGAGCCATTATTTCATGGATCGGATTCACTCTACCATCTGTGCTCGTTTTAGTTTTCTTCGCTTCCTTCCTTAACCAATTCGAACTTGGAAGTACAGGCTGGATTCATGGACTGAAGCTTGTAGCGGTCGCAATTGTTGCTCATGCAATATGGGGAATGGCTCAAAAGTTAACACCGGACCGAAATCGTGCGACGATTGCTATTGCAACTGCCGCAATCGCCCTATTATGGCCAAGTAGCTGGACACAAGTAATTCTCATTATAGTATCTGGCTTTATCGGCTGGTTTTTATATCGCGACCAACCCGTTAGCCAAGCAAATAAAATAAACGTACCTATTTCAAAAATGGTAGCCATGTCTTGTCTCATCTTATTCTTCGGACTATTAATACTGTTACCGATGTTACGACCATACTCTTATTTCATCTCTTTATTTGACAGCTTCTATCGCTCTGGTGCACTTGTATTCGGAGGAGGGCACGTCGTACTTCCTCTTCTTGAAAGTGAGTTTGTACAAAACGGGATGATGACAAAAGAACAATTTCTAGCTGGATACGGATTAACACAAGCAGTGCCAGGGCCACTATTTACATTCGCTTCTTATATAGGAGCAGTGCTAAATGGAACCGCCGGAGCAGTTATTGCAACGATCGCTATCTTTCTTCCTGCCTTCCTGCTCGTTGTTGGCGTTTTACCGTTTTGGGACAGTGTAAGGAGAGTATCTTACATACAAGGTGCACTACTTGGAGTAAACGCAGCCGTTGTCGGCATTTTACTTGCAGCTTTTTATGATCCAATTTGGACGAGTACAATTATGAATTCTGTAGATTTCGTTTTTGCTTCTCTTCTATTTTGCTTACTCGCTTTTTGGAAAACACCACCTTGGGTTATCGTTATACTCGGAGCCTTCGGTGGATATGTTCTATCCATTTTGTAA